A window of the Haloquadratum walsbyi C23 genome harbors these coding sequences:
- a CDS encoding ATP-binding protein, with protein MSSTLNLDPLTKTDRPTSHITVQKRKIGPTDLIAVEHGTTKAYFRVDRKQEVMSNDLRNAVYLHENAASVFGGIDHSLPFRIHTDVRTSEVPTCDEAVIANDNVNADKLSTHLASERFLLHHGIEEVTRLDGHLVSFDIVETTPQGYPTVMITDETDIEVIDESEAAARKSQAGDARNSPGGATPPTPGNNPPPSRASDAGEMDVDIDISPEKPTVSFEEDVAGLTEIKQTARMLLALFDPETRESVITRYGENFGARGGQLLLYGPPGCGKTLVSEAIAYEAANNTNIESEYGEVQFLPVKGGDILSRYPGEAERRVEAVFEEAHRAAQNGFAVLFFDEVETLVADRSDDNLQRHERSLTNAFLQEMGTDKIEDNLLVIGATNMPFSIDPAAARRFPLQQFIPQPGPEVMGEVWEAELSDLQAANDAIELDYNRLGEASVGYTPAEIADRVLGTDLQRQLIKSVVDDNTDAIIPDTEYFLDRLREHRPKTIRQFVTSVRNEADALEGYPEMRDYVADQADRLGLSMQHGSTSGMSDAASDPTALFEELVAADEQLAGDADDGSESQSDREK; from the coding sequence ATGAGTAGTACACTCAATCTTGACCCATTGACAAAGACTGATCGACCGACCTCACATATCACCGTTCAAAAGCGTAAAATTGGACCGACAGATCTGATTGCAGTTGAACACGGCACGACAAAAGCATATTTTCGCGTTGACCGAAAGCAGGAGGTAATGAGTAATGACCTTCGAAATGCAGTATACCTACATGAAAATGCTGCCTCAGTGTTTGGTGGTATTGACCATAGCCTCCCATTCCGGATCCATACCGATGTTCGAACCAGTGAGGTACCGACATGCGATGAAGCGGTGATTGCTAATGATAATGTTAACGCTGATAAATTATCCACGCACCTTGCTTCTGAGCGATTTCTCCTTCATCATGGTATTGAGGAAGTGACTAGGCTTGATGGACATCTCGTCTCTTTTGATATCGTTGAGACAACTCCGCAGGGCTATCCAACAGTCATGATAACGGATGAAACAGACATCGAGGTTATTGATGAAAGTGAGGCCGCAGCACGAAAATCACAGGCAGGTGATGCAAGAAATAGCCCCGGAGGGGCAACTCCTCCCACTCCCGGTAATAATCCTCCTCCTTCGAGAGCGTCTGATGCGGGCGAGATGGACGTTGATATTGATATTTCCCCTGAAAAACCAACGGTTAGCTTCGAAGAGGATGTTGCCGGTCTTACTGAGATTAAACAGACAGCCCGAATGCTCCTTGCGTTGTTCGATCCAGAAACACGAGAGAGCGTCATCACACGTTATGGCGAGAACTTCGGCGCTCGGGGGGGGCAGTTACTTCTCTATGGTCCCCCCGGGTGTGGAAAAACGCTTGTTTCGGAGGCTATTGCGTATGAAGCAGCGAATAATACCAATATTGAGTCTGAATACGGTGAAGTGCAGTTTCTTCCTGTCAAAGGTGGTGACATTCTCTCGCGGTACCCTGGTGAGGCAGAACGCCGAGTTGAGGCAGTCTTTGAAGAGGCACATCGTGCTGCACAAAATGGGTTTGCTGTCCTATTTTTTGATGAAGTTGAAACGCTTGTAGCCGACCGAAGTGATGATAACTTACAACGGCATGAGCGTTCGCTCACAAATGCGTTTCTCCAAGAGATGGGCACAGACAAGATTGAAGATAATCTATTAGTTATTGGTGCAACAAATATGCCATTTAGCATCGATCCCGCTGCGGCACGCCGCTTCCCACTTCAGCAATTTATTCCACAACCCGGTCCAGAAGTGATGGGTGAAGTATGGGAAGCAGAACTGTCTGACCTGCAAGCAGCAAACGATGCTATCGAACTTGATTATAATCGTCTTGGTGAGGCATCCGTTGGATACACACCGGCTGAGATTGCCGACCGTGTTCTTGGAACCGATCTCCAGCGTCAATTGATTAAGAGTGTTGTTGATGATAACACAGATGCGATTATCCCAGATACGGAATACTTTCTTGACCGCCTTCGTGAACATCGTCCAAAGACGATTCGTCAGTTTGTCACGAGTGTTCGGAATGAGGCTGATGCACTTGAGGGCTATCCTGAGATGCGAGATTATGTCGCTGATCAAGCTGACCGACTTGGTCTTTCGATGCAACATGGTAGCACCTCTGGAATGAGCGATGCGGCTTCTGACCCCACCGCACTGTTTGAAGAGTTGGTCGCTGCAGACGAACAATTAGCCGGAGATGCTGACGATGGCTCCGAGTCTCAATCTGATAGGGAAAAATAA
- a CDS encoding outer membrane protein assembly factor BamB family protein — protein MSEHSSTASTGIDTNLTELTTLSLGTDAMIASDISTIAVTAPSGHTALIEAPTQNAGEDMHLPPNETIQTISIGDSTTAPVIDIALDRYVFSLSGTTVQASTSSGVELWSTTVPAAQSLTTLNTDGVLACLTETGTIIGLDAETGTELFSVDRPHAEVSEPQAITGAEGYLAIGAWSFLVVFDSAGNCILEKNLDGTISDLAVLSDAVVVTLQHGNIQRVSYSNGDIEWSQHTTANDIDGTATGSVYAITDNHITHLDVVGRADSVINTGGDQLMATADPTVLVTTDGGTQSVYQQQTATEPAVTATLLSDTIRSDDSIRFQIENTGTANVSGNVKIQPPKMALTLGSPTPSTVSLTPEEAATVAAPIRELPSDSPSQSVTVDLFIDELKVVSESIKLATQSPSSVETTDGNSGENTPASSSNPMHDTDTDTATDAVEKNVKGSQTQDSISSLRNKSLSESSTDTQIESPSENARTSVDTSNENKNAAQVDANYSNKRSRPSQSESTKAIDAATANAQSGEITTQTSIAAQSQLFDDIETSVDIEAIRADHASISLTVTNQLDTEATISIETAQTVIDAGETSTLQTSITYPSSDEMGDETDLSSLSSTVPTLAVTVEGKTEERALMPDLSLERPSIDITPTGSVTTPFIDIILSIPFDVRFTDKLSVMIGDTEFIRQITVDGPTKFYFALPISTAVVTIGTVIEVAATLGSESDTSLSHKAQIDASEWIDIDSDSKHATHSEAPSSSTSVDQEIAHPLSPIDVESETQTISDSDEIVNADSSESSISETVTSDDHLQELPATTADESNKESELPPNQQSNVTVAEKEATDAEQSARTDIETNRSKHNRDDISDTSTDDTDGSTTRLDLSSARNAGANDLTGENTQPHITSNSDDRGKTGDEHTGRKDDVNDSDNTIDSDSDSDSDSQTTSEQSAQSSAESESPVECTRVVPDTVPYGHRFEESIVITNTGSRTIETASISLAETSLNLDAIDPGEQSTVTRAHAGFDPGSWNLEPGQVIIPDATVDIPQKSIDIQPNPMSDTSADTKQVASSTANVDPFIAYVTLHDGIIQFECHNLGSSPCDLTSLAADSPDNNASTISWSFDDPPVLDAGETTQFECGGGADTESLTPPFTARIRYRRTIPEDDHESTLEHTTLAIPQTAAATGGDTPLSLSVQPESQPVIDEHNTVACTLTTDASITDVVVEATGDIVAPLSVGERSLGRVKNGRTNRQLFDITPQQGPTASFHVRVSATLDGSSFSQHYRITGPIERSDSSNLDESAWQVVPVADTETAEAEAETTPPNVRVTTTPQVQSKSHH, from the coding sequence ATGTCTGAACACTCCTCAACCGCATCAACTGGCATCGATACAAACCTCACAGAGTTGACGACACTGTCTCTTGGAACAGACGCAATGATAGCTTCCGATATATCGACAATTGCTGTCACGGCGCCAAGCGGTCATACTGCACTCATTGAAGCCCCTACACAGAACGCTGGAGAAGATATGCATCTTCCTCCGAATGAGACTATTCAGACTATTTCGATTGGTGATAGCACCACTGCCCCTGTTATTGACATTGCGCTTGATCGGTATGTATTCTCATTATCCGGAACGACCGTCCAAGCATCCACATCGAGTGGTGTTGAGTTATGGTCAACAACCGTCCCAGCGGCGCAATCGCTTACCACGCTCAACACTGACGGTGTTCTTGCCTGTCTCACTGAAACTGGAACAATAATCGGGCTTGATGCTGAAACCGGAACAGAACTATTCAGTGTTGACCGACCACATGCAGAGGTCTCGGAACCTCAAGCTATCACGGGTGCTGAAGGGTATCTAGCCATTGGTGCATGGTCATTCCTGGTTGTGTTTGACTCAGCGGGTAACTGCATCCTTGAGAAAAATCTTGACGGCACAATCAGCGACCTTGCAGTGCTCTCTGATGCTGTTGTTGTTACTCTTCAACATGGTAATATACAACGTGTGTCATACTCAAACGGTGATATCGAGTGGTCACAGCATACAACAGCTAACGATATTGATGGGACCGCAACAGGAAGTGTGTATGCAATTACGGATAATCATATCACCCATCTTGATGTTGTTGGACGCGCCGATTCGGTTATTAACACTGGTGGTGATCAACTCATGGCGACAGCAGATCCGACAGTATTGGTTACAACCGATGGAGGCACACAGTCAGTATATCAACAACAGACTGCGACCGAACCGGCGGTCACAGCGACGCTGCTAAGCGATACTATTCGTTCTGATGATTCAATACGGTTTCAAATTGAGAATACAGGAACAGCAAACGTATCAGGTAATGTAAAAATCCAACCACCCAAAATGGCACTTACACTGGGGTCACCGACACCATCGACAGTATCGCTTACACCCGAAGAAGCAGCAACCGTCGCCGCTCCGATTCGTGAACTCCCCTCAGACTCACCATCTCAATCAGTCACAGTCGATCTATTTATTGACGAGCTAAAAGTTGTGAGTGAGTCTATCAAACTCGCCACACAGTCACCATCATCTGTTGAGACAACTGACGGTAACTCTGGAGAAAATACCCCAGCGAGCAGTTCAAATCCGATGCATGATACCGATACTGACACTGCTACTGATGCTGTTGAGAAGAACGTCAAGGGCTCACAGACTCAAGATTCTATTTCATCATTGCGTAATAAATCATTGTCAGAGTCGTCTACTGACACTCAAATTGAGTCTCCTTCAGAGAACGCCCGTACATCCGTCGATACATCTAATGAGAATAAGAATGCTGCACAAGTGGATGCGAATTACTCAAATAAGCGTTCTCGTCCATCGCAGTCTGAGTCAACAAAAGCTATCGACGCCGCAACAGCGAATGCACAGAGTGGAGAGATAACTACACAGACGAGCATAGCGGCTCAATCTCAGTTATTTGATGATATCGAAACGTCAGTAGACATTGAGGCAATTAGAGCCGATCATGCCAGTATCTCTCTCACCGTAACGAACCAATTGGACACTGAGGCAACAATCAGCATTGAGACCGCACAGACTGTTATTGACGCTGGTGAAACCTCAACACTGCAGACTTCGATTACATATCCCTCCAGCGATGAAATGGGCGATGAGACGGACCTATCATCATTATCATCGACGGTGCCGACACTTGCCGTAACAGTTGAGGGCAAAACTGAGGAACGAGCACTCATGCCAGATCTTTCTCTTGAGCGACCCTCAATTGATATCACTCCAACTGGCAGTGTGACGACCCCATTCATCGATATCATTCTCTCGATTCCTTTCGACGTGAGGTTCACTGATAAGCTCTCAGTGATGATTGGTGACACCGAGTTTATACGACAAATTACTGTCGATGGTCCAACGAAATTTTATTTTGCTCTCCCAATCTCTACGGCGGTAGTGACGATAGGGACAGTAATCGAGGTTGCTGCGACCCTTGGTTCAGAGTCAGATACCTCTCTCAGTCATAAAGCACAAATCGACGCAAGCGAGTGGATCGATATTGACTCCGATAGCAAACATGCTACACACTCAGAAGCCCCCTCATCATCTACGTCTGTCGATCAAGAGATAGCACATCCACTTTCTCCTATTGATGTTGAGTCGGAGACACAGACTATTTCTGACAGCGATGAAATCGTAAATGCAGATTCAAGCGAATCTTCGATAAGTGAGACAGTTACCAGCGATGATCACCTGCAGGAACTACCAGCAACTACTGCGGATGAGTCGAATAAAGAGTCGGAGCTACCTCCTAATCAGCAATCTAATGTTACCGTTGCGGAAAAAGAAGCCACCGATGCAGAGCAATCCGCCAGGACAGATATCGAAACGAATCGAAGTAAACATAACCGAGATGATATATCAGATACATCCACTGATGATACCGATGGTAGCACGACACGTTTAGATCTTTCAAGCGCTCGCAACGCTGGCGCAAATGATCTGACTGGTGAAAATACACAGCCACATATTACGTCAAACTCTGACGACAGGGGCAAGACTGGCGACGAGCACACTGGAAGAAAAGATGATGTTAATGATTCAGACAATACAATAGATTCAGACTCGGATTCAGACTCTGATTCTCAAACAACATCTGAACAGAGCGCTCAAAGCTCGGCAGAATCGGAATCCCCAGTCGAGTGCACCCGAGTCGTCCCTGATACAGTTCCGTATGGTCACCGATTTGAGGAGTCTATCGTGATCACTAATACTGGTAGTCGGACGATTGAAACTGCCAGCATTTCACTCGCAGAGACATCTCTCAATTTAGATGCGATTGATCCAGGCGAGCAGTCGACGGTAACTCGAGCACACGCCGGATTCGATCCTGGTAGTTGGAATCTTGAACCAGGGCAAGTTATTATTCCAGATGCAACTGTGGATATTCCGCAAAAATCAATTGATATTCAGCCGAATCCGATGAGTGACACTAGTGCCGACACAAAACAAGTTGCCTCATCTACCGCTAATGTTGACCCATTTATTGCGTATGTCACGCTACATGACGGCATTATACAGTTTGAATGTCATAATCTTGGCTCAAGCCCTTGTGATCTCACATCGTTGGCTGCAGATTCTCCTGATAATAATGCCAGTACTATTTCGTGGTCATTTGATGATCCTCCAGTGCTTGATGCAGGAGAAACAACACAATTCGAGTGTGGGGGCGGAGCAGACACTGAGAGTCTTACGCCACCGTTCACCGCCCGCATTCGATATCGCCGTACTATCCCCGAAGATGATCATGAATCAACGCTCGAACATACCACTCTTGCGATTCCTCAAACGGCAGCCGCGACCGGCGGTGATACCCCACTCTCGCTATCAGTCCAACCAGAATCTCAACCAGTTATTGATGAGCATAACACAGTCGCCTGTACACTCACGACAGATGCATCAATAACTGATGTAGTTGTCGAGGCAACAGGTGATATTGTCGCACCATTGTCTGTTGGTGAGCGAAGTCTTGGAAGGGTTAAAAATGGACGGACAAACAGACAGCTATTCGACATAACCCCACAGCAGGGTCCGACAGCATCATTTCATGTTCGCGTAAGTGCAACGCTTGATGGAAGTTCATTTTCACAGCACTATCGCATCACTGGTCCAATTGAGCGCTCTGATTCATCAAATCTAGACGAATCAGCATGGCAGGTGGTCCCGGTAGCTGACACAGAGACAGCAGAAGCAGAAGCAGAAACAACACCTCCAAATGTCCGAGTTACGACGACGCCTCAGGTTCAATCAAAAAGTCACCACTAA
- a CDS encoding FtsZ/tubulin family protein, producing the protein MSQSDTYTRWAVLASGEGGGRMASTLFSRTENPGIDDRVLVMNTNRADIANTIDRIEQNTIDIQDIRADHTLEFGPLDGVGNYFPGGEQCAAVDETRITEAITTGGVDEADAFLYMTTLGGGTGNGSVPYIIDSLKNNPPTNAMRDVTHVALAAWPYDFEGGQRHFNAVSGLSRLLRWYDGSQNAEMVLLISNSHVSNDEELGEDDESRHETVNRNAIEAVDMMISAGRETYSVVDVRDLIAWPRRLDEYHFTAGTAMEQPSIFELELLFDKAADNLFIPMDPATAKVVYAIVRVPQHAIDSGEYSEAGLERRLQRWLASNGMDNVVHQMPTLTPHQSRRDSIDVLLLFGGFDLDPLLDVSWSKFERMMDEATDSGLSSEVDSLEGETFPPRRFRQIKQNLEDYLSDNSG; encoded by the coding sequence ATGTCCCAATCAGACACGTACACGCGCTGGGCCGTTCTCGCATCGGGTGAGGGGGGTGGCCGGATGGCATCGACACTGTTCAGTCGCACTGAGAATCCTGGAATCGATGACCGGGTATTAGTCATGAACACGAATCGCGCAGACATCGCAAACACAATTGACCGTATTGAACAGAATACAATCGACATTCAGGATATTAGAGCTGATCACACGCTTGAGTTCGGTCCGCTCGACGGTGTTGGAAATTACTTCCCTGGTGGTGAGCAATGCGCTGCAGTTGATGAAACACGAATTACAGAGGCAATCACCACTGGTGGGGTTGATGAAGCAGATGCATTTCTCTATATGACGACTCTTGGCGGCGGGACAGGGAATGGCTCAGTGCCATATATTATTGATAGTTTGAAAAATAACCCACCAACAAATGCGATGCGCGATGTCACGCATGTTGCTCTCGCGGCATGGCCATATGATTTTGAGGGAGGGCAACGTCATTTTAATGCTGTTTCCGGACTTTCACGGTTACTTCGATGGTATGATGGGAGTCAAAACGCTGAGATGGTATTATTAATCTCAAACTCACATGTCTCAAACGATGAAGAACTTGGAGAGGATGACGAAAGTCGTCATGAGACGGTTAATCGAAATGCGATTGAAGCAGTTGATATGATGATTAGCGCTGGTCGAGAGACGTACAGTGTGGTCGACGTTCGAGATCTTATTGCATGGCCACGGCGGCTTGATGAATATCATTTTACTGCCGGGACTGCCATGGAGCAGCCATCAATATTTGAGTTAGAATTGCTTTTTGATAAAGCCGCAGATAATCTTTTTATACCAATGGATCCGGCTACCGCAAAAGTTGTGTACGCGATTGTTCGGGTCCCACAACACGCAATCGATAGTGGTGAATACTCAGAGGCTGGTCTTGAACGTCGCCTCCAACGGTGGCTTGCAAGCAATGGGATGGATAATGTTGTTCATCAGATGCCGACGCTCACACCACATCAGTCTCGTCGAGATAGTATCGATGTGCTGTTATTATTCGGTGGGTTCGATCTTGATCCACTATTAGATGTCTCATGGTCAAAATTCGAACGAATGATGGATGAGGCGACAGACAGCGGTCTCTCAAGTGAGGTCGATAGTCTTGAGGGAGAGACATTCCCGCCGCGACGATTTCGACAGATCAAACAGAATCTTGAGGATTATCTTTCGGATAATTCTGGGTGA
- a CDS encoding FtsZ/tubulin family protein codes for MPYLFVGAGQAGSSIVDEIFAHNNMDEIATHLVFNSTVRDLRKLTNIDRNSWYGIAEGAGLVPGTTDGFEEQVTGGFGRNPVRADEVITNNRAALDNTLYDELTEQIKFEEETVNTGDSSEDDTGTTATDPVVETEETNVPFAFVFCGLGGGTGCGITAHIIDAIDEYTGGTCKTIAVCVLPNTQGPVGTVNNESDEGASPSRQAWNARYGLNQIEQVADGIILIDNERLSYHEAAEGQFTDLNEYVASAIVSLISGTVLERIDRSEYDVDPPIIDIQDIVTSLSFGLGEDTETGYASMGRSVEMTKSLAGYLLPFIGQNEIDATALSQVAELKQTVADVDTREARKAIGLLRAPSTYIADTDYQIQTSTLRSFLHARCDEVNLGATLTNRSLVSFTTLFTYRREDLERLTELETLAEEYETESDAVIA; via the coding sequence ATGCCATACCTTTTTGTGGGTGCAGGACAGGCTGGCAGTTCTATTGTGGACGAGATATTCGCTCATAATAATATGGATGAGATTGCGACACATCTTGTTTTCAATTCGACAGTCAGAGACCTGCGGAAGCTCACAAATATCGATCGAAATAGTTGGTACGGAATTGCTGAAGGTGCAGGACTGGTCCCGGGAACGACAGATGGATTCGAAGAGCAGGTGACAGGTGGATTCGGGCGCAATCCGGTTCGAGCTGATGAGGTAATCACGAATAACCGGGCAGCGCTTGATAATACATTGTATGATGAATTGACAGAGCAGATTAAATTCGAAGAAGAGACGGTGAATACTGGTGATAGCTCAGAGGATGATACCGGAACAACAGCGACAGACCCAGTGGTCGAAACTGAGGAAACGAACGTACCGTTTGCGTTTGTGTTCTGTGGACTTGGTGGCGGAACAGGGTGTGGAATCACTGCACATATTATCGATGCGATTGATGAGTACACCGGCGGAACATGCAAAACAATCGCGGTCTGTGTGCTTCCAAATACTCAGGGTCCGGTTGGGACGGTCAATAATGAATCTGATGAGGGCGCTTCACCGAGTCGACAAGCCTGGAATGCTCGCTATGGACTCAATCAGATTGAGCAGGTTGCAGATGGCATCATCCTCATTGATAATGAACGGCTTTCATATCATGAAGCCGCAGAGGGACAGTTCACGGATCTAAACGAATACGTCGCCTCTGCAATTGTGAGTCTCATTTCAGGGACTGTTCTTGAGCGGATTGATCGGAGCGAATATGATGTTGATCCACCAATTATTGATATTCAAGATATCGTAACGAGCCTTTCATTCGGTCTGGGGGAGGATACCGAAACCGGATACGCGTCGATGGGTCGGTCGGTGGAGATGACGAAATCACTCGCTGGATATCTATTGCCGTTTATTGGACAAAATGAGATTGATGCAACAGCACTCTCACAAGTCGCTGAACTAAAACAAACTGTTGCAGACGTCGATACACGGGAGGCACGAAAGGCAATTGGACTGTTGCGTGCACCTTCGACGTATATTGCTGATACAGACTACCAAATTCAGACATCGACGTTGCGGTCATTTCTCCATGCCCGATGTGATGAGGTGAATCTTGGTGCAACATTGACAAATCGAAGTTTGGTTTCATTCACAACTTTATTTACATATCGACGAGAGGATCTTGAGCGACTTACTGAATTAGAGACGCTTGCAGAAGAATATGAAACGGAATCAGACGCGGTGATTGCCTGA
- a CDS encoding FtsZ/tubulin family protein: MTDNCKICLREIDEQSIEEHIAADHAGTPASVQEVYADRYNTIFDSNGELRPQYRDDSSDSDDEDSSLHITTSGTGSQNESESHHNDSASSDTNSNTEGAHNLTQSTSNSTNQGSSGSTRSVNRGNGSNSTDTIEIRDDAGQNRLESESVNAISDEGVDNSVSVPGSTPLVGATGNKWQMIGVGGAGNHILDAILLRRETLREQNSPLAQVWDGGLADYAGLNTNIAELGNTFYAQQDRAFSREKLITNGMIGYRHHNYSGAGRNWKVGRTLMQKDFEDEKNAIKDRLDVDQRDLEASQAVMLIHSVTKGTGCGSTPVLAKNIRNLVSEGTGVADATTLSKPILSSVVLPSETEFGASEMVRGVVGMAYLSKHVDGIIPFDNSKLDAQRTDFAVDIDQAALEHYNPPMYTDVNRLLVTFLEAFTMSSTPQSADTTGTERISGEVFDVPDSFRPVQRKYSVASERAYTPAVVMAPVIGTTSASRFDRARLDTLARSTLLQGQLVDFDPKSAWGGTFMAYGPAEKMEELEPLLQDGELTSILSGQDFLAREQYDGPSSVDIYVNQLVVPHVDNVYLWGLIWNPNLPTLERMYKHARELVEQSENKEAQELREAWETIEPLFDCLGRENMG; this comes from the coding sequence ATGACAGACAATTGCAAAATCTGCCTGCGCGAAATTGATGAGCAAAGTATTGAAGAACACATCGCTGCTGACCATGCAGGAACACCAGCATCCGTTCAAGAGGTATACGCAGACCGATATAATACAATCTTTGATAGCAATGGCGAGTTGCGACCGCAGTATCGCGATGATAGCTCGGATAGCGATGATGAGGACTCATCACTACATATTACGACGTCAGGCACTGGAAGTCAAAATGAGAGTGAATCACATCATAACGACAGCGCAAGTAGTGATACCAATTCAAATACGGAAGGAGCACATAATTTAACACAATCAACATCGAATTCAACTAATCAAGGATCATCGGGGTCGACACGAAGTGTAAATAGAGGGAACGGGTCGAATTCGACCGACACTATCGAGATACGTGATGACGCCGGACAAAATCGCTTGGAGAGTGAGAGTGTGAATGCAATCAGTGACGAGGGTGTCGACAACAGTGTGAGTGTCCCTGGGTCAACGCCGCTGGTTGGCGCAACAGGGAATAAATGGCAGATGATTGGTGTCGGTGGGGCTGGTAATCATATTCTTGACGCTATTTTACTCCGTCGAGAGACGCTGCGTGAGCAAAATAGTCCGCTTGCACAAGTATGGGATGGTGGGCTAGCAGACTATGCAGGATTGAATACCAATATTGCGGAGTTAGGAAATACATTTTATGCACAGCAGGATCGAGCGTTTTCAAGAGAAAAACTCATTACAAATGGGATGATTGGCTACCGACATCATAATTACAGCGGTGCAGGGCGTAATTGGAAGGTTGGTCGAACACTCATGCAGAAAGATTTTGAGGATGAAAAAAATGCAATCAAGGACCGGCTTGATGTTGACCAGCGTGATTTAGAGGCATCACAGGCTGTGATGTTGATCCACAGCGTTACAAAGGGCACTGGATGTGGATCTACTCCAGTTTTAGCGAAGAATATTCGAAATCTCGTGAGTGAGGGAACAGGTGTTGCAGACGCAACGACACTTTCGAAGCCAATTTTGAGTTCTGTGGTCCTTCCGTCGGAGACTGAATTTGGCGCATCAGAGATGGTTCGTGGGGTAGTTGGAATGGCATATCTCTCAAAACACGTTGATGGTATCATCCCATTCGATAATAGCAAACTTGATGCACAGCGAACCGATTTTGCTGTCGATATTGATCAGGCGGCACTTGAGCATTATAATCCACCAATGTACACTGATGTAAATCGCCTATTGGTGACGTTCCTTGAGGCGTTTACGATGTCGTCAACACCACAGTCAGCAGATACTACGGGGACTGAACGAATTAGTGGTGAGGTGTTTGATGTTCCAGACAGTTTTCGCCCAGTCCAACGAAAATATAGCGTCGCTAGTGAGCGAGCATACACTCCCGCTGTGGTAATGGCGCCAGTGATTGGAACGACAAGTGCCAGTCGATTCGATAGAGCGCGATTAGATACACTTGCACGATCGACGCTTCTGCAAGGGCAACTCGTTGATTTTGATCCAAAGAGTGCATGGGGTGGCACGTTCATGGCGTATGGTCCAGCAGAGAAGATGGAGGAACTTGAGCCACTACTGCAAGATGGTGAATTGACATCAATCCTAAGCGGTCAAGACTTTCTCGCACGCGAGCAATATGATGGACCTAGTTCGGTTGATATCTATGTTAATCAGCTCGTTGTGCCACACGTAGACAATGTCTATTTGTGGGGGCTCATATGGAATCCAAACCTCCCGACGCTAGAGCGAATGTATAAACATGCGCGAGAGCTTGTTGAGCAAAGCGAAAATAAAGAAGCACAGGAGCTACGGGAAGCATGGGAAACAATCGAGCCACTGTTTGATTGTCTTGGTCGAGAAAATATGGGGTGA